In Populus alba chromosome 4, ASM523922v2, whole genome shotgun sequence, the genomic window ATGAGAAAGGGACCTGGATTGTTAAACAAATATACTGTGTTGATATTTGAAGTCCTGCTGTATTGTTAAACTTTgttaaatgagattttaaattaGCTTGGAGCTTGGAATGACTAGCAAGAAAAGAGATGGAACTTACCTCGTCTCCTGTTTCATGGTTGGTAGGAGGAACTTTACTTCGGAGGATCCTCACTGAAGCTCCTCACCCGGAGTTCCACTGTCCTAAGATCACGCAGATGCTGCAAGATCTCTTGGAGAAGATCCATCCCCTTGTCTCCCTTCTGTATTGAACTCATACAATGCTTTAAGAACTCCCTGTCTGCTTCAAGAGCATGTAGCCTCTCATAAACATGATCTACCTCCTCTTCAATGGCTAGTTTTTTGCCGTCTAGATCAAATTCGGGAAGCAAAGAGTTTTCCATTTCAACAAACTCAGATTCAACATTTTCATCGAATATAAACCCTTCAGTCTCATTATCAGCAGCATCATCCAGAAGAGGAAGGAGGTTCTTTGCCATGGAATTCATTGTTTTCCTCTCGGGATAACGTCCATCCTTCGACGTATCAATTGAAATCCCATTTTCGTCTGGAGTGCTCATTTCATAGCTTTCACCGAATCCTTTAACGCTATAATTTGAGGACTGCTCTCCCGAATGCTCATCCTCAATATCGTCATTGTCATCCAAATGGAGTAGCTTCTCCTCCAAAACCTTGAGCTGATCTAAAATTGACAGCCTCTCTTCCTCAAATTCAACCAGGGAATCATCTAGAGCAGTCATCTGCTTCACACAATCCAGTGCTATTTCCTGCAAATTTACAACATCATCACCTgaagtattattattaccactTTCTTGGTTTCCAAAGCTGCTGCCTCCATCTTCATCCCTTGCTTCACGATTAAGATCAATAGATAGCTCATCAAGATCCTCTGTGTTGCTGCATGTAACAGAAGAAGTTCTACTTCTTATACTTCCATCCTTGATTCTTCTAATCTTTCTCAGTTTTTCTTTAGCCTCATAGTCCAAAACCTTCTTGCGATACACTTCCAACTCTTTCTCAAGCTCTTgcttctccttttctctcttgatCATGAGCTCGTTTAGAAGTTGCAAGGCTTCCTGGTCATATTCAGACTGTTCTTCCATCATCCTCTGGTATTGCAATGCTTCCATCTGCATTGCTGCCTTCTCTTCTTGAAGCCTGTTTATCATAGCCATGGTCTGGTTTGCAGCTATTGCAGAGGCACTCCTCTCTTCCTCTAGTTCTGTATATAATGCTCCGAAAGCTTTTCTTTCAGCTTTAAGAGCTGTTTTCAGCCTTTCAACAGTAAGAACTGAATCGCCAAAATCCATCTCACTTACCACACTTCCGTCTAAGGATTCCTCGGTCCCTGACTCTCGCTTCTCGAATAGCATAAGCTTCTTATGCAAGTAGTGAGCACTGTCAGCAGAAGTAGGTGTCTCTGGAAACTTCTCCTCCTCAGCTTCATTAGACTCCAAATGTGAAGATAATATACCCACTTGGTTATCATCAGCTgacaacattttttctccttcgGTAGTTATTTCTGTGTCGTTTGGACCTAGTATAGCAAAATCGCAGTAGATTTACTTCTTGTTTTGCAGATCGTTGTAATTAAATTGAGCAAGCATTATTAGAGTAGGTAAGATATGGAATTCTGCTTACCAAGCTCATTACTTTCAAGGGCATCTGGGATCTCAGCTTCATTGTCGGTTTCAGAAGACTGGTCTTCTTGCAGGCATGGCAATCTTGTTGATTCTTGAGCTTGATTGGTTCCAAAATCAGAAAGCTCTATGAAGTCCTTGGATTTGGTTTGATCCGTAAACAAGTTGGAgccattaatttcttcctcatAAGCTGCTTTTGATTAGATAATTGCACAATGTTGGTTAAGCTAATAatgttcatgaaaaaaatatagattggaCAAGCAAATGAACAGTTGATTCTATACCTGGAAGCTCATCTGGTTCTACTGTTTCTTCCATGTCAACACTGTTTCCATCAAGCGATAATGTTAGAGCTTCTTCTGGAGCAGTAACTTTTTCGTGTTCCTTGCCGTCCAAATCTTTTTTCATCTCTGTGAAATTTGAAACTGAAGATTTCTCACAGCAATCCACTTCTATTCCCATGCTTTCAACTTCTGCATAACTTGTCATTTCTTCTTTATTCATTTCATTGTGTAATGCAGAATCAGAAGTTCCATTTTGATGAATTTCCTCTGCAGGATCTTCCTTTAAGTTGTATGGTTCTTGATTTGCAGTGGTTGATGAATCAATCAAATCAACTGGGATCAAGCGACTAAAGTCACAGCCAAGATTTCTCTCCAAATGCAGATTGATGATTTCAAGAGAATTAtctttatcaaaacaatattcaatCATATTGTCATCAAATCCTTGATGAATAGAGTCCATACCATACGAGTCCTGCTCCATAATGTGAGCTTCCTTTTCATCATAATGCAAGTTTGATTCAGACCTTGAACAGTCTTCCCCCACTGCATCTTTGAGGCAAAAACTTCCGACTTCAGATAGCATTTGATGTTCATCTGCGGCCACTTCATCTTCCTGTTGTCCTTCTCTATCATCTCTTTTAATCTCATTGCTGTCTTCATGGTCAGTATAATGTGCCAAGCTATCAGGTTTGCTTATTTCCTTGCAGTAAATTCCATCCTTTTCATCATCCATCTCTTCTACGATCAGATTTCCTTTCTTGCTATACTTCAAAGCTTCCCAGGAAGGCTTGAACAGCAGATAAGGAGGGTAGACATTGCTGTTTAAACTCTCATTGCAGCAAGAACACCTGACAATATTTTCACCATTTGCAGTAGCATCCTTGCTAACCCAAGAAAAGAGAGCAATTCTCCTTGTCATCCCACCAGAATGATCGCTGTGATTTGGCCGAGAAGCCAAGCAGTCCATGCACATATTCTGTGCTTCAGCGAGTTTTTGATGATTTGAGCAATAACTCAGTTTGGAAATCTCAGTTGCATGACTCTCACACACTAGATCTCTGTAAGAGTTGGTGTTTTTTCCGGGCTCCAACATATGATCAATCCTGGAACACCAAGGGCAAGGCTTTTGAAGGCCGAAGTATTTGGCAAATTTGGTTATCAGATACGTGAACAAAGAGTTGAGGAGTAGAAGAATGATCAAGACCCATTCAAGAACTGCATACACTAGAATTACAGTGAGTTTGTGTGTGTTTCTTTGCAGCATGGTTGCAAACCTGTTGCCTGCCATGGTTTCCTACTCTTGACTTTTGTTGTTCACAGTGACCAGACACGGAGAGAGAGAGGTTAAAGAGGAAGGGAATGAAGAATGTTTCTGTTGTTTTGACAAGGCAACAATGGCTGAGTTGTTGCAGAGAAGAGAAGCAGTGATGCTTTTTCAGAATGTATTAATTTTGCTTATAGTAacagtaaattaattaattagattttataatatgatGAGTTGTAAAAGTAATAATAGCATATGCCACATTTatgacattaacaaaaaaaaaaaaaaaagaggatccTCGCTCAATTCTTGGATATGGATTGCGGTTTAAtcttgccaatttttttttttataatttaccgTGTGTATATATTGATctgtatttagtttttaaacgattcttttttacttttaaatttatataaaatatattaatacatgtatataaaaaaataaattaatccatgaaatagtattgattctatataaaaaaaaaaaaattctcataatTACTCAATTTAACCCTAATATCTATACAAACCATCAATTTACCAtgtagaaataaatttttaatttcttgcataACACTCCCGAAAAAATCTATTAGAATGAGATTGCTACTGTAGCCAGAAAAAAATAGCCATGGTGGGTCCACATGAATTGATTTGGGTCAGACCACGCGGAAGGTACGGCCCACATGTTTCCACATGAATTGAGTTGGTGGGCcaagtattttataaataggTTGGCCCACCTGCAGTCAGACGCTCTCTTTagcattttatattattttttattattattttcttaattgaataattaaaaaaaaatgtgaagggAAAATTACttcacaaataaattataaaaaaagactgAATAATTGGATCCACATAGCTGTTTTCCCATGGGGCTGTTTtgccttgtatctttaataaattatttgtttttcttctactaTTTATAGGCTTAGTtatcctaacaaaaaaaaaaggataattaattaataaaaaataatcacaaactaaattgttaaaaataatccTTATGATGGCTCCTGATGAGTGATGATTTACAGCtagtttaattgataaaaatcgtatgcaaatatattataaatctcactattataaagtattttgtttaatttttcattttaaatttaggaACCATTATCCgtgaaatattattataaattctcTTAAATTCATCAAGTTAATGAGTAGAGTGTAACTTTAatattactagaaaaaaaattcaatcttgatCGATACACAAactagttaaataatatttttatagtcatATATACGcaaataaatttactttttaaataaaaaatttgaaaaataaatttgaaaaatataaaaatctgtTAGATAACAAAactcataaatatttaatccaATAATCCACGATATGCTTCAAacttaactttttaaatataattttttacataaattcaGGGATTtttgaaggaaaacaaaaacaagaggaGTAGCTAATTGTATACAAAATCTTGATTTATCTTTTCTCGGGGAGGAAAAGAGAAGTAGATATTGGAAAACTGAGATTTTAACTAGAAAGGTAACATCAAGGGCGAAATCAGGCTCGAGCCCCtgcaaaacattttattatttttagtacttaaatatgatatttttattttaaataaataagttttttaataatatatattgttatattaattttgatcttttctGTTAAATGCTAGCAGCTCCGTCCCGAGTAatatagaaaaatctaaaaattaaagcaCACCACAACTTTGGCTGAGAAGCTCTTTATTGAAGAGGCTTTGCACCTTTTTTTCGAGGAGATAGTGtggtagcgattgcttttcaaatagttttttgtgttgaaatacatgccaatgatatttttttattttttaaaaattatttttgacatcagcatatcaaaacgatccaaaaagtacaaaccacactcaattttagcaaaaaaaaaaaattaaaatttaataaaacgcAGGTTGAAACGCACAGCCAAACACTACTGACATATTCATACAAGTGattttctgctgtgatgttttAGTTATGACATCAAAAATCAGCTGCACATTTTAAGTtcatgcactaaaaaaaaaaaacttgggattctttttttaaaaaaataaaaaaaataaaaaagtgaaaggAGGAAGGAATGATGGGACATAGGTGTGAAACAGTGGCAGACATTATGGAAAGGGtacaaggagagagaaaaggagagagggaGGGCATCAAATTAGGGGATTGTGATGGTGACCAAAGAGCCTTTCTACAAATAAAGCCGTAATTAATATGGAATTGGTGGGGCCATGGGTCCCTCTCTTTCCTTGCTTTTGCTCCTTGGCGCCTTATTTTTCTCTTACTTTTCTAAAGTTAATTCCTCGAATTAAGTAGCATAATCACTTTTAATCAAGCAATCAATCTTAAAGCTAATCTATTAaattgaaggattttttttcttgtttttgagcTTATTTTGCCAGTATAAAAGTGGACGAGCatagagaaattaaattttcttggcTGTTAGACTCCGTTTCGAATCTAACCTTATGTAAAAATAACAACCAATTTAacaaaaggtttaaaaaataaaaataacaaggatcaaattaaacaaatagcATATCACAAATTAagattgaattatataattgaaaacaatttaaaattttataaaataataaagaacaaaaataaaaaattaaaataataagaactaaAGTTGTTATCTctgtaaacataaaataattttgagatttttcagAAGCTTCGCGGTTTTCAaggtgaagagaaagaaaagtggaggagaagaaaaaaagttaccGACGTTGCATTGCTTGAAATGCGTGGGTGTCTTTTACTTATTAGTGTGTGCGTTGTACGTACtaactactttttcttttttaatatattttatatttattaaagattGAATTACCCTTATCTAacctaattattaataaaaaaaacccatgtaaAAAGATTAAAGTGCCTCTAgactctatttttaaaaaatgtgcatttatttgtatttttttaaaatacaaagaatgACCAACTTACCCCAAATAATCTGATAATAACTAAATGAGTTTTTTACTATGACCATCACTTCTCCAATAgcttattcaagtttttttttttttttttgaaatggtaaATTCATCATTTCACTGATCAATGGATATTTTTCTCAGGTCATAttagttttcattaattttgtatGTTAATATGCTTGTGGTAAAAAGAGTGGTGTGACACTACCAGGAATTGAGATAAAATGTGGACCTCTCCGATACCTAgacatatttcttattttattattgcaagGGAGAGGCCCTAAAACCAAGATCTCTTGGTGATGGGGATCGAGGTACCTTTTAGCCGCTAGGTTCATTGTCTTTGGTGCTAGACATGCAAATTCATGTCATGAGAAAGCTCTTCAATGGCAATTAGCTActgtttcaagaaaaaaaaaaaaaaaaaaagtaaaaacatgtTTATCTATATTTCCTgttttaaaaggaaataaatctagttcaaattagaaaaaaaattattttatgccgATATCCTCATACCTGTAATCgaacacttttttattttttatgtatttgtcTAACCTTTTGAAACATTGAGAAacctgacaaaaaaaaaaaacttaaatagatCATTATTTTTTGCAAGATTCAATGTATTCTGATTCTACTCTTAAATCTctcaaaaatattagttttccTTTCCAACTCAAGATCTTCAACTGCTTTCAAGTTTCCCTCCTGGAGAGAAGGAACACTGAATACAAGTGAAGCTTCAAATCTTGCTGCACTTTTTTGACAGTCGATATCAAAATCTATGCACATTGGAAAAAAGATTTTGGCTTGAATTTCTATGTTCTGGATTCTTAAAGTTTTACACAGTTATGGAATTAAATAACCAATGGAGCACAAATCACCAAAGATTATTTGGTTACACCATGATATCAATTGAATGCTTGTATcggttcttttaatttattgtaaattaatGTTTTCACTGAAGGTATAACTGGTATTTCGATCAACATGGGGCAATCCATACACAGCTAAATGTTGAAGGCGAGAAAGACTCCGACATCTACCGACTGTTGCCCATTGCTCTAACTTCTCCATGTCCAAAAGATAACAGAGTCTCCAATGCAGGGAATGGATTTTCCTCGTCTCCATACAGATTACTGTCAATACTCCTCACACCATCCATTCCACATAATCAAAGATACTTAAGGAACTGTAGTTTCCCTAATGGTGGAAGTTGTGCACAATTGCCACAACAAGATTGGGTAGCTCCAAGTCCGGCATCCAACTTGAGAATCTGGAACCTTCATATCCACTTATCTTCAATTGCTTGAGGTTTGAATGGTGTTGAAGCCCATCAAGGATCTCCTCTGTATTTTCATGGATAACACTGTTTTTAGATACTTCTGCTCATGTTAATAGGATCCCGGAAAGGTAATCTCCATTCCCATGGCAAGATAAAGTCGATGATTGGAGAATTGTCTTTCTCATCAAATCAGCACTCTTGGCATCTGTTAAATCTTTAACATTACCAAGATCCGAGATGATCAAACCACCACCAAGATAATTCAGCCTTTCCAGCTCCGCTATCTGATGACCCTCATTCTTGCCTACAATAAACAGATCAAGCCTTCGTAGGTAAGTCAGTTGTCCCAATCCAGCAGGCATAGAAGGAAGTGAAATACAACCTTCGTTGCGAAGATACACGAGACTTTTCATGCCTCGACCTCACAAGAATTATTCACTGCTAAGATTCTTATATGATTTTGTCCAGTAAACAACAAATGCAGTGTTTTTCTCCAACCCATTCCGTGGGCATCAGGATAACGCAGAATAAATGAGCGCAATGATTAGGCACTGAGATGTTGATGAGCAGGAGCACCACCTTTCTTCAAAAAAGCCACATGACGGACCATTCTAAAAATCTCCAGCATCCTATCCCTCTCAACCACACAACACTCAACTCGACTTTATTGACGTGCCATTATTGACTGTGCAAGATCATGCCTCTTACATGTTATGTAGCCCAGTTCGTTGAAAATCTCGTTGCCCATATCATGCAAATGCATCTGCCCTTTGCAAGGAATGTAGCCATTTGCCATCCACACAGCTATCAGGTGATCCTTAAGCATGGCATGATCTTTAGGAAAAATACAGCAAAATGAAAAGCATTGCTTTAAATGTGACTTAAGGTTAGTATAACTTAACCTCAGGGCAAGTAAAATCTTGCTATCCTCTTCTTGTAGATCCCAGATCTCACTCCTTTCCATAGATAACCACTcgctttcatttttcttcaagCGCATAAGACTTCCAGTTGACTTTATAGCTAAAGGAACCCCGCCACAATTGTCAACTATTGCTCTTCCAGTGGCCTCCAAGTTAGCATATTCTTCTCTGTTTCTCATCCCAGATGCAAAGCGCTAGAACAAAAGCCAAGAATCAGCATCTGATAGTCTTTCCAAGTGTTGCAATAAAATTGGTTCTATTTTGAGAGCAACCATCTCAATACGGGTAATTGCTAGAACAGCACTACCTTTCACTCCACACTTTACTAAGACCTTCGATTTACTCCACTTATCATTGAAATCATCCCCCACGTCATCTAACACAAAAAACATCTTTCCACTTAGCTTTTCTCGCAGACATCACTGCTAGTTATCCAACCCTTCTATGTCACAAGGGCTGTTTTGAATAGACTCTTTCATGGCTCTTGTCAATTTTTCTACAGTGGAATCATCAGAGATGCATATCCAGATTGTAAGATCAAAATTCCCATTCCACATATAGCATAAATAGAGAGATCGCCTGAATTGTTTGCCAGTGACTTCATTAGCTCTTCTTTCTCCTGAGCTCTTCCATAAATTTCTGACTCATCAACCAGCGACCAGGTCTGATGCCCATCAGAACTATCAGCTTCGATGTCCCAACCTCCTGCTATTAGACGGAACTGTCTCTCCTTGGCAATAGCATCTAATCTGTCCGATACGTTCTTCAACTTGTGTGCCAATTATACTCGAAAAATAAGTGGATTTTGATCAAGAGAGAAGAAGCGCTGTAAAGGGTTTATCAAACCTCTTGGCTGCTTACGCCTTTCAACTTCTATAGCAAACTCGTCAACCACATCCTCTGCATCATAGCTGCAGCCTTGAGCTTTGTCAGCCAATTCCTCACAGCCTCACTCTTCAATTGCTTCTTCTCTTCATCATGGAGAACAGCCTGAAGCGTATTCAGTATGCTTTCAAGATCAGTTTGCTGGCCCCGAGCAAGTCCAGCCTCTTTGAGAAGCACCGAAGACAAGTTCTCCAACATGGAACCCACAAGAACAGAAACAAGCGCAACAGCCATAGCTTGTTGTcttagtaatggagatgagagaTGAGCCTTATCTTTTCAGCTAAGGGGTCTtgcaaggaaaaggaaaataattaaaagcctAAATGGCTCCACGGTGTAGACTTTAATTTTCCAAACCTACCACCCCAAATTTGCAAGGGGATTGTCAAGCATAATGGATGATTCCAAGAATTTGTATCTAGCAATTGCAAGCTCAAATTGATAACATGTACATGATTTTTATTCAACctacgttgttttttttttggtctctcATCAAgttcatgaaaagttttacaaagatcaaattctttttaaagTTGATGGATAGATAGATCAAGAGGGTGAGAATATTAGatttaaataacataaataccTGCAAACAAATCTAATCTTAGATTTGGATAACaccaatatatatacacacacaacacacacacacacacactgagATTCAAGATAATACTCTAATGGTTAAGCCTATAACTGACAGTGGAGAAATAAAGCAATAAAGGCTACGCAAAAGAGAGTTTGGGGCTTAAGCATTCAAAGTGTAGCAGATGGATActtcaattaggttaaaatCTGATTGATAGAAGGCTCTATCAtccattcattttaatataaatattttttcttccttttggctatttctaaaaggaaaaaaaaaaaaaaaaaaacttattcgcTATGGCATGTggtaaataaaatacatttccAACACAGAAACTATCCCATTTAAACTTGTGGGTGACGAATGTCATCCTGGCTTTGGATCAATCTAGTTTCTAAACTGCTTGACTGGGGATCGTATCCAGCTGTTTTATACTCATCCAATGCCCTCTGCAGAACTGCCTCCAAGTATTGGA contains:
- the LOC118049022 gene encoding myosin-binding protein 3 isoform X2, producing the protein MAGNRFATMLQRNTHKLTVILVYAVLEWVLIILLLLNSLFTYLITKFAKYFGLQKPCPWCSRIDHMLEPGKNTNSYRDLVCESHATEISKLSYCSNHQKLAEAQNMCMDCLASRPNHSDHSGGMTRRIALFSWVSKDATANGENIVRCSCCNESLNSNVYPPYLLFKPSWEALKYSKKGNLIVEEMDDEKDGIYCKEISKPDSLAHYTDHEDSNEIKRDDREGQQEDEVAADEHQMLSEVGSFCLKDAVGEDCSRSESNLHYDEKEAHIMEQDSYGMDSIHQGFDDNMIEYCFDKDNSLEIINLHLERNLGCDFSRLIPVDLIDSSTTANQEPYNLKEDPAEEIHQNGTSDSALHNEMNKEEMTSYAEVESMGIEVDCCEKSSVSNFTEMKKDLDGKEHEKVTAPEEALTLSLDGNSVDMEETVEPDELPAYEEEINGSNLFTDQTKSKDFIELSDFGTNQAQESTRLPCLQEDQSSETDNEAEIPDALESNELGPNDTEITTEGEKMLSADDNQVGILSSHLESNEAEEEKFPETPTSADSAHYLHKKLMLFEKRESGTEESLDGSVVSEMDFGDSVLTVERLKTALKAERKAFGALYTELEEERSASAIAANQTMAMINRLQEEKAAMQMEALQYQRMMEEQSEYDQEALQLLNELMIKREKEKQELEKELEVYRKKVLDYEAKEKLRKIRRIKDGSIRSRTSSVTCSNTEDLDELSIDLNREARDEDGGSSFGNQESGNNNTSGDDVVNLQEIALDCVKQMTALDDSLVEFEEERLSILDQLKVLEEKLLHLDDNDDIEDEHSGEQSSNYSVKGFGESYEMSTPDENGISIDTSKDGRYPERKTMNSMAKNLLPLLDDAADNETEGFIFDENVESEFVEMENSLLPEFDLDGKKLAIEEEVDHVYERLHALEADREFLKHCMSSIQKGDKGMDLLQEILQHLRDLRTVELRVRSFSEDPPK
- the LOC118049022 gene encoding myosin-binding protein 3 isoform X1, which translates into the protein MAGNRFATMLQRNTHKLTVILVYAVLEWVLIILLLLNSLFTYLITKFAKYFGLQKPCPWCSRIDHMLEPGKNTNSYRDLVCESHATEISKLSYCSNHQKLAEAQNMCMDCLASRPNHSDHSGGMTRRIALFSWVSKDATANGENIVRCSCCNESLNSNVYPPYLLFKPSWEALKYSKKGNLIVEEMDDEKDGIYCKEISKPDSLAHYTDHEDSNEIKRDDREGQQEDEVAADEHQMLSEVGSFCLKDAVGEDCSRSESNLHYDEKEAHIMEQDSYGMDSIHQGFDDNMIEYCFDKDNSLEIINLHLERNLGCDFSRLIPVDLIDSSTTANQEPYNLKEDPAEEIHQNGTSDSALHNEMNKEEMTSYAEVESMGIEVDCCEKSSVSNFTEMKKDLDGKEHEKVTAPEEALTLSLDGNSVDMEETVEPDELPAAYEEEINGSNLFTDQTKSKDFIELSDFGTNQAQESTRLPCLQEDQSSETDNEAEIPDALESNELGPNDTEITTEGEKMLSADDNQVGILSSHLESNEAEEEKFPETPTSADSAHYLHKKLMLFEKRESGTEESLDGSVVSEMDFGDSVLTVERLKTALKAERKAFGALYTELEEERSASAIAANQTMAMINRLQEEKAAMQMEALQYQRMMEEQSEYDQEALQLLNELMIKREKEKQELEKELEVYRKKVLDYEAKEKLRKIRRIKDGSIRSRTSSVTCSNTEDLDELSIDLNREARDEDGGSSFGNQESGNNNTSGDDVVNLQEIALDCVKQMTALDDSLVEFEEERLSILDQLKVLEEKLLHLDDNDDIEDEHSGEQSSNYSVKGFGESYEMSTPDENGISIDTSKDGRYPERKTMNSMAKNLLPLLDDAADNETEGFIFDENVESEFVEMENSLLPEFDLDGKKLAIEEEVDHVYERLHALEADREFLKHCMSSIQKGDKGMDLLQEILQHLRDLRTVELRVRSFSEDPPK